A genomic stretch from Engraulis encrasicolus isolate BLACKSEA-1 chromosome 10, IST_EnEncr_1.0, whole genome shotgun sequence includes:
- the ubxn10 gene encoding UBX domain-containing protein 10: MHVSKPKSSKCRDRPKLSQGSDSSGLHPSSGSPRPPLHDRYMRSRGLHVKHSSLRSSSDIPELVEAISAPTLTLNKYRVLPSIETKPGQQPDMKGLEQTLGMTSDLCLRDNLHLHSRFMGREPRLCAIQALTASKSMPEVGTMSEVRCSPVSPMSYIESPEVPAEDISAFYGEGGLVLAIRTPYGSRVEHRFNPNHTLRAVIAVAEAQDGRRYRHSLVETMDMPRRSFTDLSMTLAQCGIPNRSVLCISHSDVGEK, encoded by the coding sequence ATGCATGTCTCAAAGCCAAAGTCCTCCAAATGCCGTGACAGACCCAAACTGAGCCAGGGGTCAGACTCATCAGGCCTCCACCCCTCATCCGGGAGTCCTCGACCTCCCTTGCATGACCGATACATGCGCTCCCGGGGCCTTCACGTCAAGCACAGCAGCCTGAGGAGCTCCAGTGACATCCCTGAGCTGGTGGAGGCCATATCGGCACCGACACTGACCCTGAACAAATACAGGGTCCTGCCTTCCATCGAGACGAAGCCTGGACAGCAGCCAGACATGAAGGGCCTGGAGCAGACCCTAGggatgacctctgacctctgtctGAGAGacaacctccacctccactcacgTTTCATGGGGCGAGAGCCACGACTCTGCGCCATCCAGGCACTCACAGCCTCCAAGAGCATGCCTGAGGTGGgcacaatgtccgaggtacggtgCAGTCCTGTCTCCCCAATGTCTTACATCGAGTCACCGGAAGTCCCAGCAGAAGACATTTCTGCCTTTTACGGAGAGGGTGGCTTGGTACTTGCCATTCGGACTCCATATGGGAGCAGGGTTGAGCATCGTTTTAACCCCAACCACACCCTGAGAGCGGTCATCGCAGTTGCAGAGGCCCAAGATGGGAGGCGCTATCGGCACAGCCTGGTGGAAACTATGGACATGCCCCGCAGAAGCTTCACTGACCTCAGCATGACACTGGCTCAGTGTGGCATTCCCAACAGATCGGTGCTGTGTATATCACATTCAGATGTTGGGGAAAAGTGA